A window of the Enoplosus armatus isolate fEnoArm2 chromosome 5, fEnoArm2.hap1, whole genome shotgun sequence genome harbors these coding sequences:
- the bcl9l gene encoding B-cell CLL/lymphoma 9-like protein, whose translation MHPDNKLANHGKQVTSDSRSQIPSVNQQAQQQQGAAGHLGPKGVGAGSHGVKTNQISPSNPGLKAVSQSVSSGGGMLKTKSKRERSVSIDSGESRNVIPPTLETDAKGEGVMRSKRRCVLEKKQPYSGDEWCSGPDTEEDEDKPHTATHRERGLAGPIQGLSDRLSTGPMSEPGGPVMGCGVGPGLKAEPPQPSQQVVYVFTTGLANSAAEAVMKGQADSILLFHQQNVPRTKLEQGHPSGKLPNLSEKVNSNSSPPTGTPKSQSGTPRPASAGIGGPLHPAGTPSSAGHSDNESPQTRPGGASSNNSIIALRSEGGSMATPAGPVPGNGDGEGAGGMTLPDATVSPSGSPSILSAHLQSDTGQRSGPGNTDGLSKEQLEHRERSLQTLRDIERLLLRSGGGGGPGDTGGSNNNASNNSSNLNNNNNTDRSGILEDNDNGTNNSGNCSSGNVLSSALAPMGGMKKYEEPLQSIISQTQSLGGPALDSPQMDSHHNLPQHPHHQLSSPGVDMGPLLGPEGLTPEQMAWRKLQEEYYLEKRRHQDMQPPTHPQHFRMMTEMGMHGGPMMMRGPPPPYHSKPGDQQWGPGNMMAGGMGGNPRMIDMHQEGPRGPRFLGQMQRGPPGGGGFPGSTGGVLSVEGLGPQRPTRPGMIWLDDIPNNIGGGGPFHGCYPGGPPQHLQGDPEHLLTREEMFRIMEKRQMQGLPRFELDRLAKQQQQGNLGSRIMDNPGGPDFPNLGMGRGPPSTRGDPMDFTGSREIMGSPGGGPQMRDLVDSTLGSHLTMNMNPQMNVQQQQQMMLSQKLRGGPAGGGPLGEMFSPGEISRIRASQNGRGVNKGMIPGPDGPFQFPNQGPFSGGQVEGPYLQQPGPEMFGPDQQGPNQMGGTSRLSHMPMTGGLRGTDLGPRHSSDLSINVNPLTSPSVPPPHQLKSPSLNQEPSPLLPSPSAQGLKSPSQITSAGHHPPLPPASGAGTPSSSSIKSPQVMGSSNLVLHSPSASPGRLKSPAMAVGSPGWASPKTALPSPGGPTSGKVVGNGGSSSTETGQSLPPRSSNSTPISQPGSMNPSMPFTSSPDAPPSQNPLSLIMSQMSKYAMPSSTPLYHDAIKTIATSDDEMLPDRPLLSGVSIGGNIGNPQTSQILVSQGSIGPHSDPQSPMGIVSQGPVLSSPNHMGMPAMMGGGAPDGMGPCNVSPISQNHMAGFPRIQPPPHAPMHSPIGGMSQNFPQSNEDILPPQQLHLLSKGHPHQRPSHPSDSFASLPMGDGPDLSEVIRPTHTGIPEFDLSRIIPSDKPSSTLQYFPKSEPHQNPHQGPPSQQPTPQQLLKQLSSSGPPHSSGPSSNPHLANLQNMMAEQQLPPHPSHGGIRQSMGIPQGGSRGMVSGGGMGPMCPPGHMMGRTGMVPQQQLQQQQAMMANSLLHHPSNPYPGMMSSQQHPHNLMAQQNIMMMQAKQRSMSIPGDPFGPQGPLMSPQGPMMAPSHPQSGMMGPQSLRQRGMSLDSPIGYGPGGMANMPF comes from the exons AGGGTGTTATGCGCAGTAAGCGGCGCTGTGTTCTGGAGAAGAAACAGCCATATAGTGGAGACGAATGGTGTTCTGGACCTGACACGGAAGAGGATGAAGACAAGCCACACACTGCGACCCACC GAGAGCGTGGGCTGGCAGGTCCTATCCAGGGGCTCTCTGATCGCCTGTCCACAGGACCCATGTCTGAACCTGGAGGTCCTGTAATGGGATGTGGAGTGGGACCAGGGCTAAAGGCAGAGCCACCTCAGCCTTCACAGCAGGTGGTGTATGTTTTCACAACCGGCCTAGCCAACAG tgctgcagaggCAGTAATGAAAGGACAGGCCGATTCCATCCTTCTCTTTCACCAGCAAAATGTACCACGCACCAAGTTGGAGCAG GGACACCCATCAGGGAAGCTTCCTAACCTATCTGAGAAGGTAAACTCCAACAGCTCTCCACCCACAGGCACCCCTAAATCCCAAAGTGGAACTCCACGGCCAGCCTCTGCAGGAATTGGAGGCCCATTGCATCCTGCAGGGACACCGTCATCAGCAGGACACTCCGATAATGAATCCCCTCAGACCAGACCTGGCGGAGCCTCCAGCAATAACAGCATCATCGCCCTTAGGTCAGAGGGAGGAAGCATGGCAACACCTGCAGGCCCAGTCCCAGGAAATGGAGATGGGGAAGGTGCAGGGGGTATGACTCTTCCTGATGCTACTGTTTCCCCCTCAGGGAGTCCCTCAATCCTATCTGCACACCTACAGAGTGATACAGGCCAGAGGAGTGGCCCAGGAAACACAGATGGGCTTTCAAAGGAGCAGCTGGAACACAGGGAGCGCTCTTTGCAGACACTTAGAGACATAGAGAGGCTGCTTCTGCGCagtggggggggtggaggcCCTGGAGACACAGGAGGCTCCAACAATAATGCTAGTAATAATTCCTCCAACctaaataataacaacaatactGATAGGAGTGGTATTCTCGAGGACAATGACAATGGTACTAATAACTCCGGCAATTGCAGTAGTGGTAATGTGCTATCATCAGCCTTGGCTCCGATGGGAGGGATGAAGAAATATGAAGAACCCCTTCAGTCCATCATTTCTCAAACACAGTCCCTTGGTGGACCTGCCCTTGACAGCCCTCAAATGGACTCTCACCATAACCTACCACAACACCCGCATCACCAGCTGTCTTCACCTGGGGTTGACATGGGTCCCTTACTTGGACCAGAGGGGCTGACCCCAGAGCAAATGGCGTGGAGGAAACTTCAAGAAGAATACTACCTAGAGAAGAGACGACATCAAGATATGCAACCCCCCACGCATCCCCAGCACTTTAGAATGATGACCGAGATGGGCATGCATGGAGGTCCTATGATGATGAGAGGACCCCCTCCTCCCTACCACAGCAAGCCTGGGGACCAGCAGTGGGGTCCTGGCAATATGATGGCAGGAGGAATGGGTGGAAATCCACGAATGATAGACATGCACCAAGAGGGACCCCGTGGCCCAAGGTTCCTGGGACAGATGCAGAGAGGGCCACCTGGGGGAGGGGGCTTTCCTGGTAGTACAGGGGGAGTTTTATCAGTGGAGGGTCTAGGACCCCAAAGGCCCACCAGGCCAGGGATGATCTGGCTAGATGATATCCCCAACAACATAGGTGGTGGAGGTCCTTTTCATGGCTGCTACCCCGGTGGACCTCCTCAGCACTTGCAAGGTGACCCAGAGCATCTGTTAACACGTGAGGAAATGTTTCGTATCATGGAGAAACGACAGATGCAGGGGCTTCCTAGGTTTGAACTTGACAGATTAgctaaacagcagcaacagggCAACCTTGGTTCAAGAATTATGGATAATCCTGGGGGCCCAGACTTTCCCAATTTGGGAATGGGCAGGGGTCCACCCTCCACTCGAGGCGATCCTATGGACTTTACTGGCTCACGGGAGATTATGGGCTCTCCTGGAGGGGGACCTCAGATGAGAGACTTGGTGGATTCTACTCTGGGGAGCCACCTCACAATGAACATGAACCCACAGATGAATgttcagcaacaacagcagatgATGCTATCTCAGAAGCTCCGAGGAGGTCCTGCAGGAGGGGGGCCTTTAGGTGAGATGTTTAGCCCTGGAGAGATTTCACGAATCAGGGCTTCACAAAATGGAAGAGGAGTAAATAAGGGAATGATCCCAGGACCTGATGGCCCCTTCCAGTTTCCCAATCAAGGTCCCTTCTCTGGAGGACAGGTGGAAGGGCCCTATCTTCAACAACCTGGCCCTGAGATGTTTGGGCCTGACCAGCAAGGTCCTAATCAAATGGGAGGTACATCGCGGCTTAGTCATATGCCGATGACTGGAGGCCTCAGGGGAACTGACCTCGGTCCTAGGCACTCCTCTGACCTATCAATCAATGTTAACCCCCTGACCTCTCCTTCAGtgcctcctcctcatcaacTCAAGTCTCCATCCCTCAACCAAGAGCCATCTCCTCTTCTACCTTCCCCCTCTGCTCAAGGACTGAAGTCACCTTCACAGATCACCTCTGCAGGGCATCACCCCCCTCTTCCCCCTGCGTCTGGTGCTGGgactccttcctcttcttccatcAAGTCTCCCCAGGTGATGGGGTCTTCCAACCTTGTGTTGCACTCTCCGTCTGCCTCTCCTGGACGACTCAAGTCCCCAGCCATGGCTGTGGGCTCTCCAGGGTGGGCGTCTCCTAAAACAGCTCTTCCAAGTCCAGGTGGTCCAACTAGTGGGAAGGTAGTGGGCAACGGAGGAAGTAGTTCTACTGAAACAG GCCAATCACTTCCCCCCAGGAGTTCCAACTCTACTCCCATTAGCCAGCCAGGATCTATGAATCCTAGCATGCCATTTACTTCCTCTCCTGATGCTCCTCCATCTCAGAATCCTCTATCTCTTATCATGTCTCAGATGTCCAAGTATGCCATGCCCAGTTCTACTCCTCTCTATCATGATGCAATCAAAACAATTGCCACTTCCGATGACGAGATGCTGCCAGATCGACCTCTTCTATCTGGTGTCAGCATTGGAG GAAACATTGGGAACCCCCAGACCTCCCAGATACTTGTCTCCCAGGGCTCCATTGGTCCCCACAGTGATCCACAAAGCCCGATGGGTATTGTAAGCCAAG GACCTGTGCTTTCCTCCCCAAACCACATGGGCATGCCTGCCATGATGGGGGGAGGCGCACCTGACGGAATGGGGCCCTGCAATGTTTCACCTATATCTCAGAACCACATGGCAGGGTTTCCTCGCATCCAACCACCACCTCATGCACCCATGCACTCACCTATTGGAGGAATGTCACAGAATTTCCCTCAGTCTAACGAGGATATTCTGCCACCTCAGCAGTTACACCTGCTTAGCAAAGGTCATCCTCACCAACGCCCCTCTCACCCCTCAGACTCATTTGCCTCTTTGCCCATGGGGGATGGCCCAGATCTAAGTGAAGTCATTCGACCCACTCACACAGGGATCCCTGAGTTTGATCTCTCCCGCATCATTCCTTCTGACAAGCCCAGTAGCACTCTTCAATATTTCCCCAAGAGTGAGCCACATCAGAATCCACATCAGGGGCCACCATCCCAGCAACCTACTCCACAGCAGCTCCTCAAACAGCTGTCTTCTTCTGGCCCTCCCCACAGCAGCGGCCCTTCATCTAATCCCCACTTAGCAAACCTACAGAATATGATGGCTGAACAGCAGCTGCCACCTCACCCCTCACATGGTGGAATACGTCAAAGCATGGGCATTCCTCAGGGGGGCTCTAGGGGTATGGTTTCTGGTGGGGGCATGGGCCCCATGTGTCCACCTGGACATATGATGGGAAGGACAGGCATGGTGCCCCAGCAGCAACTCCAGCAACAGCAAGCCATGATGGCTAACAGCCTTCTCCATCATCCTTCCAATCCATACCCTGGCATGATGTCCTCCCAGCAGCACCCACACAATCTGATGGCACAGCAAAACATTATGATGATGCAGGCTAAGCAGCGAAGCATGTCAATTCCAGGGGATCCCTTTGGCCCTCAGGGTCCTCTAATGTCCCCTCAGGGTCCCATGATGGCCCCTTCCCACCCACAGTCTGGTATGATGGGTCCCCAGTCTCTCAGACAGCGTGGAATGTCTCTGGACAGTCCCATTGGCTATGGCCCTGGAGGTATGGCCAATATGCCATTCTGA
- the LOC139285812 gene encoding LOW QUALITY PROTEIN: C-X-C chemokine receptor type 5 (The sequence of the model RefSeq protein was modified relative to this genomic sequence to represent the inferred CDS: inserted 1 base in 1 codon; substituted 2 bases at 2 genomic stop codons), with protein MFLPNAPPTKKSXKANIEEPAQTGSTSPFHXGSARYTFKXPRFTQMAVTNTITIFELAGSGEPENLTYDYNDTEQLYCEDEESLQSFDAVFQPVVYSLIFLLGVAGNGLMITVLLRRWRHLRIAEIYLLHLALADLMLLFVFPFDVVDNATGWPLGEILCKLLGLMKHLNLLCGSFLLACIGFDRYLAIVHAIPSMQSRRPRTVHLTCIVLWLVCLGLAIPNAVFLTVTQEASCNYNSYGIYANNWVWTKRVFDHVCFFIPLAVMSYCYTAVVVTLCNTQKSQAKQGAIRLALLVTLVFCFCWLPYNITLLIKTMADLRVISFKSCRSYDLLQLILVVTKDLGYSHCCLNPFLYAFVGVRFRNELIRLLCELGCSRVCMPFIRAQGHCRPSTSDGATTTNAILI; from the exons ATGTTCCTACCAAACGCACCCCCAACAAAGAAAT GCAAAGCAAATATAGAAGAACcagcacaaacaggaagtacaaGCCCATTTCACTAAGGCAGTGCAAGATATACATTCAAGTGACCAAGATTCACCCAGATGGCTGTAACAAACACCATTACCATTTTTGAG CTGGCAGGCAGCGGAGAACCTGAGAACCTGACATACGATTATAACGACACAGAGCAGTTGTACTGTGAAGATGAGGAGAGCCTCCAGAGCTTTGATGCTGTGTTCCAACCTGTGGTTTACAGCTTGATCTTTCTGCTGGGTGTGGCAGGGAATGGCCTGATGATAACAGTCCTCCTGAGACGTTGGCGCCACCTGCGCATCGCTGAGATCTACCTACTGCACCTTGCCCTGGCTGACCTCATGCTCCTTTTTGTATTTCCTTTCGATGTAGTTGACAATGCCACTGGTTGGCCGCTTGGGGAGATTCTCTGCAAGCTGCTAGGCCTGATGAAACATCTTAACCTCCTCTGTGGAAGTTTCCTTCTAGCTTGCATTGGGTTTGATCGGTATTTGGCTATCGTTCATGCTATTCCTAGTATGCAAAGTCGACGTCCAAGAACAGTGCACCTAACATGCATTGTATTATGGCTGGTCTGTTTGGGTTTAGCAATACCCAATGCTGTGTTTCTTACTGTGACCCAGGAAGCCTCCTGTAACTACAATAGTTATGGTATTTATGCTAACAATTGGGTTTGGACAAAAAGAGTCTTTGATCATGTGTGCTTTTTCATACCCCTGGCTGTAATGAGCTATTGTTACACAGCAGTGGTAGTTACTTTGTGCAACACTCAGAAAAGCCAAGCAAAGCAAGGAGCAATTCGACTGGCTTTACTCGTCACTCTCGTCTTTTGCTTCTGTTGGCTACCATATAATATCACCTTACTGATAAAAACTATGGCAGACCTGCGGGTTATCTCATTTAAAAGCTGCAGATCTTATGACTTACTGCAACTAATCCTTGTTGTGACGAAGGACCTGGGTTACTCACACTGTTGCCTGAACCCTTTCTTGTACGCCTTTGTTGGAGTGCGGTTTCGCAATGAGCTAATACGGTTACTTTGTGAATTGGGCTGCAGCCGTGTTTGTATGCCTTTCATCAGAGCTCAAGGTCACTGTCGGCCATCCACTTCAGATGGAGCAACCACCACCAACGCCATCCTTATCTAG